A region from the Acyrthosiphon pisum isolate AL4f chromosome A1, pea_aphid_22Mar2018_4r6ur, whole genome shotgun sequence genome encodes:
- the LOC100169592 gene encoding kinesin-like protein unc-104 isoform X3, with protein MSSVKVAVRVRPYNNREISRDCKCIIEMAGYTTSITNPKLPSNVKDATKSFNFDYSYWSQNPSDPNFASQTMVYRDIGEEMLQHAFEGYNVCIFAYGQTGAGKSYTMMGRQEEEGQEGIIPLICKDLFHRIRSTTSDELQYSVEVSYMEIYCERVRDLLNPKNKGNLRVREHPLLGPYVEDLSKLAVTTYQNIHDLIDEGNKARTVAATNMNETSSRSHAVFTIFFTQKRLDEMTQLTTEKVSKISLVDLAGSERADSTGAKGTRLKEGANINKSLTTLGKVISGLAEMSASKKKKKGDFIPYRDSVLTWLLRENLGGNSKTAMIAAISPADINYDETLSTLRYADRAKQIVCKAIVNEDANAKLIRELKEEIQRLRDLLKAEGIVVQEGGKMVYGKLKENRDDGVKMLKDGDEKPNIPSSMIAEEAVDQLQASEKLIAELNETWEEKLKRTEEIRIQREAVFAEMGVAVKEDGDTVGVFSPQKTPHLVNLNEDPFMSECLIYYIKEGVTRVGSAESKITQDIRLCGSYIQREHCRFENSNGVVTLIPIKGALCYVNGRELTDPIVLKTGSRVILGKNHVFRFNHPEQVRERREHKNKTEGTAENIKEITSKPEKSSPAETPISNEYVDWNFAQIELLEKQGIDLKQDMKLKLNALEEQFKKDKETADQIFEEQRKNYEARIDALQKQVEEQSMTMSMYSSYTPDDFIQEEDIFVNPLFDAECNWTDKEYQLVLTTCRKWKYHQFTSLRDDLWGNAVFLKEANAISVELKKKVQFQFTLLTDTLYSPLILDFLTEDDDVDRPFPRTHVAIEVLDTKNGATHYWTLDKLKTRLDLMRQIYNGDIESPQNSPCELKDDFFKCLTACTPNKSFSYLIPSRQRLELMREMYQNEAEISPTSPDFNIEAITGGDPFYDRFPWFRLIGRAFIYLSNLMYPVPLIHKVSIVNEKGDVKGYLRVAIQAVSEDETSDNSCGVRQFAKISFNDKDLLGRLSVKKNNDIIERIVTGKSSNKGDEIEADGDSGRGDSSMSSDIKDEELPSHLLISKDFTFRVTLLQAVGVPDEYADIFCQFNFLHRHDDAFSTEPVKNCGKGTPVGFYHVQNITVPVTKSFIEYIKTQPIVFEVFGHYQKHPLHNDAKQDSTFVRQPPRRMLPPSIPISLPVRSPKFGVLPSLCTSHIHAKYDLLVWFEICELGPDGDYVPCVVDHSEELPCRGLFMLHQGLQRRIRITVVHETAPELRWKEIRELVVGRIRNIPQSEDDDTDNSVLSLGLFPGEYLEIPGEDRCMFRFEAAWDSSLHNSILLNRISTGGEHIFMTISAYLELENCGCPAIITKDLSMVIYGRDARTGPRSLKHLFSGNYKNSEANRLSGIYELVLKRASEAGVQRRQRRVLDTSSTYVRGEENLEGWKPRGDSLIFDHQWELEKLTRLEEVGRTRHMILLRERLGLDKVPITKSEKEVCNIIAKASSSTKDIMRPPSPVVLRNIDPSVYEPWQMNERERFLATKCIKLIQGRIPSKENLLQSYTNVLTPTDDKTDSNISHSSSCVTISNHELFSPDRSIQRGSNISDSIYLNQDVMVSSHSSTSEPQLVLYVPEVEEIRISPVISRKGYLNILEHKTNGWKKRWVTVRRPYVFIFRDEKDPVERALINLTTAQVEYSEDQLAMVKVPNSFSVVTKHRGYLMQTLLDKEVYEWLYAINPLLAGQIRSKTSRQIMPNGQNQKPAFVSNPIDAHQ; from the exons ATGTCTTCTGTGAAAGTAGCCGTTCGAGTACGGCCTTATAACAATCGAGAAATATCTAGAGATTGTAAATGCATCATAGAAATGGCTGGTTACACTACAT cTATAACGAATCCAAAACTCCCATCTAATGTTAAGGATGCTACAAAAAGCTTTAATTTTGACTATTCCTACTGGTCTCAAAAT CCTTCAGATCCAAATTTTGCATCCCAGACTATGGTATATAGAGATATTGGTGAAGAAATGTTGCAGCATGCTTTTgaag gcTACAATGTATGCATCTTTGCATATGGTCAAACAGGAGCTGGAAAATCATACACTATGATGGGGCGGCAAGAAGAAGAAGGTCAAGAAGGCATAATACCATTAATTTGTAAAGATTTATTTCACAGAATTAGATCAACTACCAGTGATGAATTACAATATTCTGTTGAg gttagTTATATGGAAATATACTGTGAACGTGTTCGCGATCTATTAAATCCCAAAAATAAAGGTAATCTTCGAGTTCGTGAACATCCTTTATTAGGACCTTATGTAGAAGATTTATCAAAACTTGCTGTTACCACTTACCAAAATATCCATGATCTCATTGACGAAGGCAACAAAGCCAG AACAGTTGCTGCTACAAATATGAATGAAACATCTAGTCGTTCCCATGCAGTTTTTACTATATTCTTTACTCAAAAACGGCTAGATGAAATGACTCAGCTAACTACTGAAAAAGTTAGTAAAATATCACTAGTTGATTTAGCTGGTTCAGAAAGAGCAGATTCAACTGGTGCGAAAGGAACTAGACTTAAAGAAGGTGCAAATATTAACAAAAGTTTGACTACTCTAGGAAAAGTTATATCTGGATTAGCTGAAATG TCA gcttctaaaaaaaagaaaaaaggagATTTTATTCCGTACCGTGACTCCGTTTTAACTTGGCTTTTGAGAGAGAATCTTGGGGGAAACTCTAAGACTGCAATGATTGCTGCTATTAGTCCTGCAGACATTAATTATGATGAAACATTATCTACTTTACG gtatgctGACCGTGCAAAACAAATAGTATGCAAAGCTATTGTCAATGAAGATGCTAATGCTAAACTTATCCGAGAACTCAAAGAAGAAATACAAAGACTTCGAGACCTATTAAAAGCTGAAGGAATTGTAGTACAAGAAg GTGGTAAAATGGTTTATGGGAAACTTAAAGAAAACC gagaTGATGGAGTCAAAATGCTTAAGGACGGTGATGAAAAACCTAATATTCCTTCATCTATGATTGCTGAAGAGGCTGTTGACCAACTTCAAGCTAGTGAAAAATTGATTGCTG aACTGAATGAAACATgggaagaaaaattaaaacgcaCAGAAGAAATACGAATTCAAAGGGAAGCTGTATTTGCTGAAATGGGAGTAGCGGTTAAGGAAGATGGTGATACAGTTGGAGTATTTTCTCCACAAAAG ACTCCACATTTAGTCAACCTAAATGAAGATCCATTTATGTCTGAATGCCTTATATATTACATCAAAGAGGGTGTAACACGTGTTGGATCTGCTGAATCTAAAATCACTCAAGATATTCGACTATGTGGCTCATATATACAACGTGAACATTGTCGGTTCGAGAATTCTAATGGTGTCGTTACTTTAATACCGATAAAAGGTGCCTTATGTTATGTAAATGGACGAGAGCTTACAGATCCTATTGTATTGAAAACCGGTTCAAGAGTGATTCTTGgaaaaaatcatgttttccGATTTAATCATCCAGAACAAG taAGAGAACGCAGAGAACATAAAAACAAGACAGAAGGAACGGcggaaaatattaaagaaa TCACATCTAAACCAGAAAAGAGTTCTCCTGCCGAAACTCCAATTAGTAATGAGTATGTCGATTGGAACTTTGCACAAATTgaattattagaaaaacaaGGAATAGACCTGAAACAAGATATGAAACTAAAGCTAAATGCTCTTGAGGAACAGTTCAAAAAAGATAAAGAAACGGCAGATCAAATATTTGAAGAACAAcgcaaa AATTATGAGGCTAGAATAGATGCACTTCAGAAACAAGTTGAAGAACAAAGTATGACTATGTCAATGTACAGTTCTTATACTCCAGATGATTTTATTCAAGAAGAAGATATttttg TTAATCCATTATTTGATGCTGAATGCAATTGGACTGACAAGGAATATCAGTTAGTTTTGACAACCTGCCGTAAATGGAAATATCATCAATTTACATCATTGCGGGATGATTTATGGGGAAATGCTGTCTTTTTAAAAGAAGCCAATGCTATATCAGTCGAATTAAAGAAAAAG gtTCAATTTCAATTTACGCTGTTAACAGATACTTTGTATTCTCCATTAATTCTGGACTTCTTAACCGAAGATGATGATGTAGATAGACCATTTCCTCGTACACATGTTGCAATCGAAGTACTTGACACAAAGAATGGCGCTACTCATTATTGGACATTAGATAAATTGAA AACGAGGTTGGATCTAATGCGCCAAATATATAATGGGGATATTGAAAGCCCCCAGAATTCACCTTGCGAGCTCAAGgatgattttttcaaatgtctGACTGCCTGCACCCCTAACAAGTCTTTCTCCTATTTGATACCCTCAAG ACAAAGATTAGAGCTTATGAGAGAAATGTATCAAAATGAAGCTGAAATATCACCTACATCACCAGACTTTAATATAGAAGCAATTACAGGCGGAGATCCATTTTATGATAGATTTCCATGGTTTAGACTTATTGGCAGAGCGTTTATCTATTTAAGCAATCTTATGTATCCTGTGCCTTTAATACACAAAGTATCCATCGTTAATGAAAAAGGTGATGTCAAGGGTTACTTACGTGTTGCTATACAAGCAGTTTcag aagacGAGACTTCTGATAACTCTTGTGGAGTTAGACAATTTGCGAAAATTTCTTTTAATGACAAAGATTTGTTAGGTCGTTTgtctgtgaaaaaaaataatgatattattgaaagAATTGTCACAGGAAAAAGTAGCAACAAAGGAGATG aaattgaaGCCGATGGCGATAGTGGTCGTGGAGATAGTTCTATGTCTTCTGATATCAAAGATGAAGAACTTCCAAGTCATCTGTTAATTAGTAAAGATTTTACATTTAGAGTTACCTTACTACAAGCTGTTGGTGTTCCTGACGAATATgctgatatattttgtcaattcaa tttcttGCATAGACATGATGATGCATTTTCTACTGAACCTGTAAAAAATTGTGGTAAAGGCACACCAGTTGGATTTTATCATGTACAAAAT attactGTTCCTGTTACAAAatcatttatagaatatataaagaCACAGCCAATTGTATTTGAAGTTTTTGGACATTATCAAAAACACCCACTTCACAACGATGCTAAACAAGATAGTACttt TGTTCGGCAACCTCCAAGAAGAATGTTACCTCCTTCAATACCAATTAGTTTACCAGTACGTTCTCCAAAGTTTGGAGTATTGCCTTCATTGTGCACATCACATATACATGCcaaatatgatttattagttTGGTTTGAGATATGTGAGCTTG gtccgGATGGAGATTATGTTCCTTGTGTGGTTGATCATAGTGAAGAGCTACCATGTCGTGGACTGTTTATGCTACATCAAGGTTTACAGCGCCGCATACGTATTACAGTAGTACATGAAACTGCTCCAGAATTACGTTGGAAAGAAATACGGGAACTTGTAGTGGGTCGTATTCGTAACATACCACAATCAGAAGATGACGATACAGACAATTCAGTACTCTCGCTTGGCCTATTTCCTGGAGAATACCTTGAAATACCTGGTGAAGATCGTTGCATGTTTCGTTTTGAAGCAGCATGGGATAGTTCATTACATAATTCTATACTTCTTAATAGAATATCTACTGGCGGAGAACATATATTCATGACTATATCAGCTTATTTAGAG ttggaGAACTGTGGATGTCCAGCGATAATTACCAAGGACTTAAGCATGGTTATCTATGGTAGAGATGCACGTACGGGACCTAGATCCTTGAAACATTTATTCAGTGGCAATTACAAAAACAGTGAAGCAAATCGGTTATCTGGAATTTACGAACTTGTGCTGAAAAGAGCTTCAGAAGCAG gTGTCCAAAGACGACAAAGACGTGTTTTGGATACAAGTTCTACATACGTCCGAGGTGAAGAAAATCTTGAAGGTTGGAAACCACGTGGAGACAGTTTAATATTTGACCATCAATGGGAACTGGAGAAACTTACCAGACTTGAAGAAGTAGGCCGTACAAGACACATGATTCTTCTTAGAGAACGCCTGGGTCTTGACAAAGTACCAATCACCAAATCTGAAAAG GAGGTGTGTAACATAATAGCTAAAGCATCAAGTTCCACTAAAGATATAATGAGACCACCTAGTCCTGTGGTATTGCGCAATATTGATCCTAGTGTTTATGAACCTTGGCAGATGAATGAGAGAGAACGATTCTTGGCTACCAAATGTATCAAGCTTATACAAGGAAGAATACCATCTAAA GAAAATTTGTTACAATCTTACACTAACGTACTAACTCCGACTGATGATAAAACCGACTCAAACATCAGTCATTCATCAAGTTGTGTTACCATTTCAAATCATGA ATTATTCTCGCCGGATCGTAGTATTCAACGTGGTTCAAATATTAGTGACTCCATATACCTTAATCAAGATGTTATGGTTTCTTCTCATTCATCAACATCTGAACCACAACTCGTGTTATATGTGCCAGAAGTTGAAGAGATAAGAATTAGTCCTGTAATTTCAAGAAAAGGTTATCTGAACATACTAGAACATAAAACTAATGGATGGAAGAAACGATgggtg ACAGTAAGACGTccgtatgtatttatattcagAGACGAAAAAGATCCCGTAGAAAGGGCACTGATCAACTTAACTACAGCTCAAGTTGAATATTCTGAAGATCAATTAGCCATGGTCAAAGTACCAAATTCATTCAG
- the LOC100169592 gene encoding kinesin-like protein unc-104 isoform X9 translates to MSSVKVAVRVRPYNNREISRDCKCIIEMAGYTTSITNPKLPSNVKDATKSFNFDYSYWSQNPSDPNFASQTMVYRDIGEEMLQHAFEGYNVCIFAYGQTGAGKSYTMMGRQEEEGQEGIIPLICKDLFHRIRSTTSDELQYSVEVSYMEIYCERVRDLLNPKNKGNLRVREHPLLGPYVEDLSKLAVTTYQNIHDLIDEGNKARTVAATNMNETSSRSHAVFTIFFTQKRLDEMTQLTTEKVSKISLVDLAGSERADSTGAKGTRLKEGANINKSLTTLGKVISGLAEMSASKKKKKGDFIPYRDSVLTWLLRENLGGNSKTAMIAAISPADINYDETLSTLRYADRAKQIVCKAIVNEDANAKLIRELKEEIQRLRDLLKAEGIVVQEGDDGVKMLKDGDEKPNIPSSMIAEEAVDQLQASEKLIAELNETWEEKLKRTEEIRIQREAVFAEMGVAVKEDGDTVGVFSPQKTPHLVNLNEDPFMSECLIYYIKEGVTRVGSAESKITQDIRLCGSYIQREHCRFENSNGVVTLIPIKGALCYVNGRELTDPIVLKTGSRVILGKNHVFRFNHPEQVRERREHKNKTEGTAENIKEITSKPEKSSPAETPISNEYVDWNFAQIELLEKQGIDLKQDMKLKLNALEEQFKKDKETADQIFEEQRKNYEARIDALQKQVEEQSMTMSMYSSYTPDDFIQEEDIFVNPLFDAECNWTDKEYQLVLTTCRKWKYHQFTSLRDDLWGNAVFLKEANAISVELKKKVQFQFTLLTDTLYSPLILDFLTEDDDVDRPFPRTHVAIEVLDTKNGATHYWTLDKLKQRLELMREMYQNEAEISPTSPDFNIEAITGGDPFYDRFPWFRLIGRAFIYLSNLMYPVPLIHKVSIVNEKGDVKGYLRVAIQAVSEDETSDNSCGVRQFAKISFNDKDLLGRLSVKKNNDIIERIVTGKSSNKGDEIEADGDSGRGDSSMSSDIKDEELPSHLLISKDFTFRVTLLQAVGVPDEYADIFCQFNFLHRHDDAFSTEPVKNCGKGTPVGFYHVQNITVPVTKSFIEYIKTQPIVFEVFGHYQKHPLHNDAKQDSTFVRQPPRRMLPPSIPISLPVRSPKFGVLPSLCTSHIHAKYDLLVWFEICELGPDGDYVPCVVDHSEELPCRGLFMLHQGLQRRIRITVVHETAPELRWKEIRELVVGRIRNIPQSEDDDTDNSVLSLGLFPGEYLEIPGEDRCMFRFEAAWDSSLHNSILLNRISTGGEHIFMTISAYLELENCGCPAIITKDLSMVIYGRDARTGPRSLKHLFSGNYKNSEANRLSGIYELVLKRASEAGSPGVQRRQRRVLDTSSTYVRGEENLEGWKPRGDSLIFDHQWELEKLTRLEEVGRTRHMILLRERLGLDKVPITKSEKEVCNIIAKASSSTKDIMRPPSPVVLRNIDPSVYEPWQMNERERFLATKCIKLIQGRIPSKENLLQSYTNVLTPTDDKTDSNISHSSSCVTISNHELFSPDRSIQRGSNISDSIYLNQDVMVSSHSSTSEPQLVLYVPEVEEIRISPVISRKGYLNILEHKTNGWKKRWVTVRRPYVFIFRDEKDPVERALINLTTAQVEYSEDQLAMVKVPNSFSVVTKHRGYLMQTLLDKEVYEWLYAINPLLAGQIRSKTSRQIMPNGQNQKPAFVSNPIDAHQ, encoded by the exons ATGTCTTCTGTGAAAGTAGCCGTTCGAGTACGGCCTTATAACAATCGAGAAATATCTAGAGATTGTAAATGCATCATAGAAATGGCTGGTTACACTACAT cTATAACGAATCCAAAACTCCCATCTAATGTTAAGGATGCTACAAAAAGCTTTAATTTTGACTATTCCTACTGGTCTCAAAAT CCTTCAGATCCAAATTTTGCATCCCAGACTATGGTATATAGAGATATTGGTGAAGAAATGTTGCAGCATGCTTTTgaag gcTACAATGTATGCATCTTTGCATATGGTCAAACAGGAGCTGGAAAATCATACACTATGATGGGGCGGCAAGAAGAAGAAGGTCAAGAAGGCATAATACCATTAATTTGTAAAGATTTATTTCACAGAATTAGATCAACTACCAGTGATGAATTACAATATTCTGTTGAg gttagTTATATGGAAATATACTGTGAACGTGTTCGCGATCTATTAAATCCCAAAAATAAAGGTAATCTTCGAGTTCGTGAACATCCTTTATTAGGACCTTATGTAGAAGATTTATCAAAACTTGCTGTTACCACTTACCAAAATATCCATGATCTCATTGACGAAGGCAACAAAGCCAG AACAGTTGCTGCTACAAATATGAATGAAACATCTAGTCGTTCCCATGCAGTTTTTACTATATTCTTTACTCAAAAACGGCTAGATGAAATGACTCAGCTAACTACTGAAAAAGTTAGTAAAATATCACTAGTTGATTTAGCTGGTTCAGAAAGAGCAGATTCAACTGGTGCGAAAGGAACTAGACTTAAAGAAGGTGCAAATATTAACAAAAGTTTGACTACTCTAGGAAAAGTTATATCTGGATTAGCTGAAATG TCA gcttctaaaaaaaagaaaaaaggagATTTTATTCCGTACCGTGACTCCGTTTTAACTTGGCTTTTGAGAGAGAATCTTGGGGGAAACTCTAAGACTGCAATGATTGCTGCTATTAGTCCTGCAGACATTAATTATGATGAAACATTATCTACTTTACG gtatgctGACCGTGCAAAACAAATAGTATGCAAAGCTATTGTCAATGAAGATGCTAATGCTAAACTTATCCGAGAACTCAAAGAAGAAATACAAAGACTTCGAGACCTATTAAAAGCTGAAGGAATTGTAGTACAAGAAg gagaTGATGGAGTCAAAATGCTTAAGGACGGTGATGAAAAACCTAATATTCCTTCATCTATGATTGCTGAAGAGGCTGTTGACCAACTTCAAGCTAGTGAAAAATTGATTGCTG aACTGAATGAAACATgggaagaaaaattaaaacgcaCAGAAGAAATACGAATTCAAAGGGAAGCTGTATTTGCTGAAATGGGAGTAGCGGTTAAGGAAGATGGTGATACAGTTGGAGTATTTTCTCCACAAAAG ACTCCACATTTAGTCAACCTAAATGAAGATCCATTTATGTCTGAATGCCTTATATATTACATCAAAGAGGGTGTAACACGTGTTGGATCTGCTGAATCTAAAATCACTCAAGATATTCGACTATGTGGCTCATATATACAACGTGAACATTGTCGGTTCGAGAATTCTAATGGTGTCGTTACTTTAATACCGATAAAAGGTGCCTTATGTTATGTAAATGGACGAGAGCTTACAGATCCTATTGTATTGAAAACCGGTTCAAGAGTGATTCTTGgaaaaaatcatgttttccGATTTAATCATCCAGAACAAG taAGAGAACGCAGAGAACATAAAAACAAGACAGAAGGAACGGcggaaaatattaaagaaa TCACATCTAAACCAGAAAAGAGTTCTCCTGCCGAAACTCCAATTAGTAATGAGTATGTCGATTGGAACTTTGCACAAATTgaattattagaaaaacaaGGAATAGACCTGAAACAAGATATGAAACTAAAGCTAAATGCTCTTGAGGAACAGTTCAAAAAAGATAAAGAAACGGCAGATCAAATATTTGAAGAACAAcgcaaa AATTATGAGGCTAGAATAGATGCACTTCAGAAACAAGTTGAAGAACAAAGTATGACTATGTCAATGTACAGTTCTTATACTCCAGATGATTTTATTCAAGAAGAAGATATttttg TTAATCCATTATTTGATGCTGAATGCAATTGGACTGACAAGGAATATCAGTTAGTTTTGACAACCTGCCGTAAATGGAAATATCATCAATTTACATCATTGCGGGATGATTTATGGGGAAATGCTGTCTTTTTAAAAGAAGCCAATGCTATATCAGTCGAATTAAAGAAAAAG gtTCAATTTCAATTTACGCTGTTAACAGATACTTTGTATTCTCCATTAATTCTGGACTTCTTAACCGAAGATGATGATGTAGATAGACCATTTCCTCGTACACATGTTGCAATCGAAGTACTTGACACAAAGAATGGCGCTACTCATTATTGGACATTAGATAAATTGAA ACAAAGATTAGAGCTTATGAGAGAAATGTATCAAAATGAAGCTGAAATATCACCTACATCACCAGACTTTAATATAGAAGCAATTACAGGCGGAGATCCATTTTATGATAGATTTCCATGGTTTAGACTTATTGGCAGAGCGTTTATCTATTTAAGCAATCTTATGTATCCTGTGCCTTTAATACACAAAGTATCCATCGTTAATGAAAAAGGTGATGTCAAGGGTTACTTACGTGTTGCTATACAAGCAGTTTcag aagacGAGACTTCTGATAACTCTTGTGGAGTTAGACAATTTGCGAAAATTTCTTTTAATGACAAAGATTTGTTAGGTCGTTTgtctgtgaaaaaaaataatgatattattgaaagAATTGTCACAGGAAAAAGTAGCAACAAAGGAGATG aaattgaaGCCGATGGCGATAGTGGTCGTGGAGATAGTTCTATGTCTTCTGATATCAAAGATGAAGAACTTCCAAGTCATCTGTTAATTAGTAAAGATTTTACATTTAGAGTTACCTTACTACAAGCTGTTGGTGTTCCTGACGAATATgctgatatattttgtcaattcaa tttcttGCATAGACATGATGATGCATTTTCTACTGAACCTGTAAAAAATTGTGGTAAAGGCACACCAGTTGGATTTTATCATGTACAAAAT attactGTTCCTGTTACAAAatcatttatagaatatataaagaCACAGCCAATTGTATTTGAAGTTTTTGGACATTATCAAAAACACCCACTTCACAACGATGCTAAACAAGATAGTACttt TGTTCGGCAACCTCCAAGAAGAATGTTACCTCCTTCAATACCAATTAGTTTACCAGTACGTTCTCCAAAGTTTGGAGTATTGCCTTCATTGTGCACATCACATATACATGCcaaatatgatttattagttTGGTTTGAGATATGTGAGCTTG gtccgGATGGAGATTATGTTCCTTGTGTGGTTGATCATAGTGAAGAGCTACCATGTCGTGGACTGTTTATGCTACATCAAGGTTTACAGCGCCGCATACGTATTACAGTAGTACATGAAACTGCTCCAGAATTACGTTGGAAAGAAATACGGGAACTTGTAGTGGGTCGTATTCGTAACATACCACAATCAGAAGATGACGATACAGACAATTCAGTACTCTCGCTTGGCCTATTTCCTGGAGAATACCTTGAAATACCTGGTGAAGATCGTTGCATGTTTCGTTTTGAAGCAGCATGGGATAGTTCATTACATAATTCTATACTTCTTAATAGAATATCTACTGGCGGAGAACATATATTCATGACTATATCAGCTTATTTAGAG ttggaGAACTGTGGATGTCCAGCGATAATTACCAAGGACTTAAGCATGGTTATCTATGGTAGAGATGCACGTACGGGACCTAGATCCTTGAAACATTTATTCAGTGGCAATTACAAAAACAGTGAAGCAAATCGGTTATCTGGAATTTACGAACTTGTGCTGAAAAGAGCTTCAGAAGCAGGTAGTCCAG gTGTCCAAAGACGACAAAGACGTGTTTTGGATACAAGTTCTACATACGTCCGAGGTGAAGAAAATCTTGAAGGTTGGAAACCACGTGGAGACAGTTTAATATTTGACCATCAATGGGAACTGGAGAAACTTACCAGACTTGAAGAAGTAGGCCGTACAAGACACATGATTCTTCTTAGAGAACGCCTGGGTCTTGACAAAGTACCAATCACCAAATCTGAAAAG GAGGTGTGTAACATAATAGCTAAAGCATCAAGTTCCACTAAAGATATAATGAGACCACCTAGTCCTGTGGTATTGCGCAATATTGATCCTAGTGTTTATGAACCTTGGCAGATGAATGAGAGAGAACGATTCTTGGCTACCAAATGTATCAAGCTTATACAAGGAAGAATACCATCTAAA GAAAATTTGTTACAATCTTACACTAACGTACTAACTCCGACTGATGATAAAACCGACTCAAACATCAGTCATTCATCAAGTTGTGTTACCATTTCAAATCATGA ATTATTCTCGCCGGATCGTAGTATTCAACGTGGTTCAAATATTAGTGACTCCATATACCTTAATCAAGATGTTATGGTTTCTTCTCATTCATCAACATCTGAACCACAACTCGTGTTATATGTGCCAGAAGTTGAAGAGATAAGAATTAGTCCTGTAATTTCAAGAAAAGGTTATCTGAACATACTAGAACATAAAACTAATGGATGGAAGAAACGATgggtg ACAGTAAGACGTccgtatgtatttatattcagAGACGAAAAAGATCCCGTAGAAAGGGCACTGATCAACTTAACTACAGCTCAAGTTGAATATTCTGAAGATCAATTAGCCATGGTCAAAGTACCAAATTCATTCAG